Proteins from a genomic interval of Papaver somniferum cultivar HN1 chromosome 4, ASM357369v1, whole genome shotgun sequence:
- the LOC113271977 gene encoding F-box/kelch-repeat protein At3g06240-like codes for MFLDDQQCDGNKEVCAAYSIDYASLSSYSSSMDQKFCECDRAVRMDYPFQYKECTKEYNRGNHIDILGSCNGLICMGNLTDLDYATNLYKNGSICIWNPSTREYKKIQVPGRHFDLYSKSTFNIRYGFGYDCIINDYKVVRISGSGNPGGLKTEVYQLRSSAWNCTETKSYKFPYERRSRGLLFNGALHWLGVAITQETSTEVIMSFDISNERIVDVPLPEEAILHLGSTKARKNLRMLSDCLCSVINLSGTRTDIWVMQELGVRESWRKQFTISRKIVDEFR; via the coding sequence ATGTTTCTAGATGACCAGCAGTGTGATGGAAATAAGGAGGTCTGTGCAGCTTACTCAATAGATTATGCTTCACTATCATCATACTCATCGTCAATGGATCAAAAATTCTGTGAATGCGATAGAGCTGTTCGGATGGATTACCCATTCCAATATAAAGAATGTACTAAAGAATATAATCGAGgtaatcatattgatatcttggGTTCTTGTAATGGCTTGATTTGCATGGGTAATTTAACTGATTTGGATTATGCAACTAACTTATATAAAAACGGTAGTATATGTATATGGAACCCATCAACCAGGGAGTATAAGAAAATACAGGTACCAGGGCGTCACTTTGATCTCTACTCAAAAAGTACTTTCAATATTAGATATGGGTTTGGTTATGATTGCATCATCAATGACTACAAGGTTGTAAGGATCTCAGGTTCCGGAAACCCGGGTGGTTTAAAAACTGAGGTTTATCAGTTAAGATCGAGTGCATGGAATTGCACCGAAACAAAATCTTACAAATTTCCTTATGAAAGAAGATCTCGTGGCTTGCTTTTCAATGGAGCTCTCCACTGGTTGGGTGTTGCCATAACCCAAGAAACCTCTACTGAAGTTATTATGTCTTTTGATATTAGCAACGAGAGAATCGTTGATGTGCCATTACCAGAAGAAGCTATATTACATCTAGGAAGTACAAAGGCTAGGAAAAATCTACGAATGTTGAGTGATTGCCTTTGTTCAGTTATAAATCTCTCTGGCACTCGGACCGATATATGGGTAATGCAGGAACTTGGAGTTAGAGAATCTTGGAGAAAACAATTCACCATTTCCCGAAAGATAGTGGACGAATTCCGTTAA
- the LOC113271978 gene encoding uncharacterized protein LOC113271978, translating to MKNCYEDTRLSVIVNGVATGFYKGSRGLRQGDLLSQFLFLMVAEVFSALMKKAERNGLISGFKVKSNGTPITHLQFADHTIVFLDANPAQFTALKQILIELQQITGLNTNLEKSSVIGVGDAASNCDKCARVLGCEVGSLPINYLGLPIGSSSRRISIWDPVIDRLKKRLASWKRQYLSKGGRLILLKSVLRSMPIYYLSLFAIPASIANTLEKIMRNFL from the coding sequence ATGAAAAATTGTTATGAAGATACGCGGTTATCTGTTATAGTTAATGGGGTAGCAACAGGCTTCTATAAGGGATCGAGAGGCCTTCGGCAAGGGGATCTCCTCTCGCAGTTTTTATTTCTAATGGTCGCAGAGGTATTTTCAGCTCTTATGAAGAAGGCAGAAAGAAATGGGTTAATAAGTGGTTTCAAAGTAAAGAGCAATGGAACGCCAATAACGCATTTACAGTTTGCAGACCATACGATTGTGTTTCTTGATGCAAATCCTGCACAGTTTACGGCATTAAAGCAAATCCTAATTGAGCTGCAACAAATTACTGGATTGAATACTAATTTGGAAAAGTCTTCAGTTATTGGAGTAGGAGATGCCGCCAGTAATTGCGATAAATGTGCTCGCGTACTGGGGTGTGAAGTTGGAAGCCTTCCAATTAATTATTTAGGACTTCCTATTGGTAGTTCTTCAAGAAGGATAAGTATTTGGGATCCGGTTATTGATAGGCTAAAGAAAAGGCTAGCGTCATGGAAACGACAATACTTATCGAAAGGAGGGAGGTTGATCCTTCTTAAGAGTGTTTTAAGATCGATGCCAATATACTATCTCTCGTTATTTGCAATTCCAGCATCAATAGCAAATACATTGGAAAAAATCATGCGTAATTTTCTTTAG